In the Sphingomonas sp. LM7 genome, one interval contains:
- a CDS encoding sugar-binding domain-containing protein — MRGHSIRLAAALLLAGTAGPVFAHDASTAVASPRATYNLNPGWRVATGEQPGAERANFDDRSWGNATLPHAFNEKQAFARDIKQLSTGITWYRKRITLPARQDGGRAYLEFEGVRQAAEVWVNGKAVALSENGVSAFGADITAALRPGENVIAVRVDNDWKYKERATGSGFQWNNDNFNVNYGGITRNVRLHLTGPVHQTLPLYGSLGTTGQYVWADGFDLTRRSATVHAETQVRNSGSTPRAIGYRAEVRDRAGKIVARLDGGSVTLAPGETRTLGAAGKVAGLQFWSWGYGYLYTVTTSLTESGRTIDSVDTRTGFRQTQLGEGMVRLNGRVIQMHGYAQRTSNEWPAVGVSIPAWLSDFSNALMVESGGNLVRWMHIAPSKQDVESADRVGLIQAMPAGDAESDVTGRRWDQRKEAMQDAIVYNRNNPSILFYEGGNENISEAHMAELKAIRDRFDPHGGRAIGSREMLDSKIAEYGGEMLYVNKSAKHPMWAMEYSRDEAARLYQDALTPPFHPDSPDYNRNQDSHAIEDVKRWWDFYRVRPGTGKRVSSGGVNIIWSDSNTHYRGDNNYRRSGEVDAMRLPKEGFFAHKVMWSDWVDSVTPATHVIGHWNYAPGTRKDVTVVSNGTQVELFRNGRSLGRGTRSSGFLFGWKDVAWAPGMLRAVATHADGRRSEHVVETAGAPVALRLTPHVSPRGFVMDGADVALIDVEVVDAKGRRVPIANDKVAFTLDGPAQWRGGIAQGDSSGKPRSEVAAGPAEPTKPAGADQTTHYAGTARGEDNYVLSQTLPVEGGVNRVLLRAGTQRGTVRVTATAPGLRRAVLTIPTVAARPAAGGLSPDFAENHLPGLLTRGPTPTGPSFTPTRTTWTPASIVAGSNAAEAGQSIDDNELTRWTSDGRPDAAWIEYRFDAPVTLSEIDLKLVGWRSRSYKLRITLDGKTIWEGETERQLGYAHLAFAAARGSVLRIVQTGPVADRDAFGKVIELDTSRKAGDTGADAVPPGWRLGIVEADFHGPVR; from the coding sequence ATGCGAGGACATTCGATCCGGCTTGCCGCCGCGCTGCTCCTCGCCGGGACGGCGGGCCCGGTGTTCGCGCACGACGCGTCCACTGCAGTCGCCTCGCCGCGCGCCACCTATAATCTCAATCCCGGCTGGCGCGTCGCGACCGGCGAGCAGCCCGGCGCCGAGCGCGCGAACTTCGACGATCGCAGCTGGGGCAATGCCACGCTGCCGCACGCGTTCAACGAGAAGCAGGCGTTCGCGCGCGACATCAAGCAGCTGTCGACGGGCATCACCTGGTATCGCAAGCGCATCACCCTGCCCGCGCGGCAGGACGGCGGGCGCGCCTATCTGGAATTCGAAGGCGTGCGCCAGGCGGCCGAAGTCTGGGTCAACGGCAAGGCGGTGGCGCTCTCCGAGAACGGGGTTAGCGCGTTCGGCGCGGACATCACCGCGGCGCTGCGGCCCGGCGAAAATGTCATCGCAGTGCGCGTCGACAATGACTGGAAGTACAAGGAGCGCGCGACCGGCAGCGGCTTCCAGTGGAACAACGACAATTTCAACGTCAATTATGGCGGGATCACGCGCAACGTCCGGCTGCATCTGACCGGGCCGGTCCACCAGACGCTGCCGCTCTACGGGTCGCTGGGCACCACCGGGCAATATGTCTGGGCCGACGGATTCGACCTGACGCGGCGCAGCGCGACGGTCCATGCCGAGACACAGGTGCGCAATTCGGGCAGCACGCCGCGGGCGATCGGCTATCGCGCAGAGGTTCGCGACCGCGCGGGCAAGATCGTCGCGCGGCTGGACGGCGGCAGCGTGACGCTGGCCCCGGGCGAGACGCGGACGCTGGGCGCGGCGGGCAAGGTTGCCGGGCTCCAATTCTGGAGCTGGGGCTATGGCTATCTCTATACGGTGACGACCAGCCTGACCGAGAGCGGCAGGACGATCGACAGCGTCGATACGCGCACCGGCTTCCGCCAGACGCAGCTCGGGGAGGGCATGGTGCGGCTCAACGGGCGCGTGATCCAGATGCACGGCTATGCCCAGCGCACCTCGAACGAATGGCCCGCGGTGGGGGTGTCGATCCCGGCCTGGCTCAGCGACTTCTCCAACGCGCTGATGGTCGAGAGCGGCGGCAATCTGGTGCGCTGGATGCACATCGCGCCTTCGAAGCAGGATGTGGAATCCGCCGATCGCGTCGGGCTGATCCAGGCGATGCCGGCGGGCGATGCCGAGAGCGACGTCACCGGACGGCGCTGGGACCAGCGCAAGGAGGCGATGCAGGACGCGATCGTTTATAACCGCAACAATCCGTCGATCCTGTTCTACGAAGGCGGCAACGAGAATATCAGCGAGGCGCACATGGCCGAGCTGAAGGCGATCCGCGACCGCTTCGATCCGCATGGCGGCCGGGCGATCGGTTCGCGCGAGATGCTCGACAGCAAGATCGCCGAATATGGCGGCGAGATGCTCTATGTGAACAAGAGCGCGAAGCATCCGATGTGGGCGATGGAATATTCGCGCGACGAGGCGGCACGACTCTATCAGGACGCGCTGACCCCGCCGTTCCACCCGGATTCGCCCGACTATAACCGCAACCAAGACAGCCACGCGATCGAGGACGTCAAGCGCTGGTGGGACTTTTATCGGGTGCGGCCGGGCACCGGCAAGCGGGTGAGTTCGGGCGGGGTGAACATCATCTGGTCGGACTCGAACACGCATTATCGCGGGGACAATAATTACCGGCGCTCGGGCGAAGTCGATGCGATGCGGCTGCCGAAAGAGGGGTTCTTCGCGCACAAGGTGATGTGGAGCGACTGGGTCGACAGCGTCACTCCGGCGACGCACGTGATCGGGCATTGGAACTATGCGCCGGGGACGCGCAAGGACGTGACCGTGGTGTCGAACGGGACGCAGGTCGAGCTGTTCCGCAACGGGCGTTCGCTGGGCAGAGGCACGCGAAGCAGCGGGTTCCTGTTCGGGTGGAAGGATGTCGCCTGGGCGCCGGGGATGCTGCGCGCGGTGGCGACGCATGCCGATGGGCGGCGGTCCGAGCATGTCGTCGAGACGGCGGGTGCACCGGTGGCGCTGCGGCTGACTCCGCATGTCTCGCCGCGCGGTTTCGTGATGGACGGAGCCGATGTCGCGCTGATCGATGTCGAGGTGGTCGATGCCAAGGGGCGACGCGTGCCGATTGCGAACGACAAGGTAGCGTTCACGCTCGACGGGCCGGCGCAATGGCGCGGCGGGATCGCGCAGGGCGATTCGTCGGGCAAGCCGCGTTCGGAGGTTGCGGCGGGGCCGGCCGAGCCGACCAAGCCCGCCGGCGCCGACCAGACGACGCACTATGCCGGCACCGCGCGGGGCGAGGACAATTATGTCCTGTCGCAGACGCTACCGGTCGAGGGCGGCGTCAACCGGGTGCTGCTGCGTGCGGGGACACAGCGCGGGACGGTGCGCGTCACGGCGACTGCGCCGGGGCTCAGGCGCGCGGTGCTGACGATCCCGACGGTCGCGGCGCGGCCGGCGGCGGGCGGATTGTCACCGGACTTCGCCGAAAACCATCTGCCGGGATTGCTGACGCGCGGGCCGACACCCACGGGCCCCTCGTTCACGCCGACGCGTACGACCTGGACGCCCGCGTCGATCGTCGCCGGGTCCAACGCTGCCGAGGCCGGGCAGAGCATCGACGACAACGAACTGACGCGCTGGACCAGCGACGGCAGGCCGGACGCGGCGTGGATCGAATATCGCTTCGACGCGCCGGTGACGCTGAGCGAGATCGACTTGAAGCTCGTCGGCTGGCGGTCGCGCAGCTACAAGTTGCGGATCACGCTGGACGGAAAGACGATCTGGGAGGGCGAGACCGAACGCCAGCTCGGCTATGCGCATCTTGCCTTCGCCGCCGCCCGCGGCAGCGTGCTGCGGATCGTCCAGACCGGGCCGGTCGCGGACCGCGATGCATTCGGCAAGGTCATCGAGCTAGATACTTCGCGCAAGGCGGGCGACACCGGTGCCGACGCAGTGCCGCCGGGCTGGCGGCTGGGTATCGTCGAGGCCGATTTCCACGGCCCGGTGCGCTAG
- the fixJ gene encoding response regulator FixJ — translation MSNEPVVFVIDDDEGARHSLEFLIDVAGLRVRSFASADAFLEARLPLDHACVITDVRMPGMNGVELVTELKRRGASVPVIVITGHADVPLAIQAMRAGVADFIEKPFDDDTILAAIRAAFAAQAGRDEAHVERDRTLARLATLSHREREVMQGLVAGHANKVIAFDLEISARTVEVYRANVMTKMHAKSLSELVRMVTIAELAG, via the coding sequence ATGTCGAATGAGCCGGTCGTCTTCGTGATCGACGACGATGAAGGGGCTCGGCATTCGCTCGAATTCCTGATCGATGTCGCCGGGCTGCGGGTGCGCAGCTTCGCCTCGGCCGACGCGTTCCTGGAAGCCCGGCTGCCGCTCGACCATGCCTGTGTGATCACCGACGTGCGGATGCCGGGCATGAATGGTGTTGAGCTCGTTACCGAACTCAAGCGGCGCGGCGCGAGCGTGCCGGTGATCGTCATCACCGGCCATGCCGATGTGCCGCTGGCGATTCAGGCGATGCGCGCCGGCGTTGCCGATTTCATCGAAAAGCCATTCGACGACGACACCATCCTCGCCGCGATCCGCGCCGCCTTTGCTGCGCAGGCCGGCCGCGACGAAGCCCATGTCGAGCGCGACCGCACCCTGGCGCGGCTGGCGACGCTGTCGCACCGGGAGCGCGAAGTGATGCAGGGGCTGGTCGCCGGGCACGCCAACAAGGTGATCGCCTTCGACCTCGAGATCAGCGCGCGCACGGTCGAGGTCTATCGCGCCAACGTGATGACCAAGATGCACGCGAAGAGCCTGTCGGAGCTCGTCCGCATGGTGACCATCGCCGAACTTGCCGGCTGA
- a CDS encoding DUF2007 domain-containing protein, with protein sequence MALVELGRFDRQEAHIVQGRLESEGIMSFVFDAGSSIADGSWLLIPVRVMVDDEDVGAARALIQP encoded by the coding sequence ATGGCATTGGTGGAACTCGGGCGCTTCGATCGGCAGGAAGCGCATATCGTCCAGGGCCGGCTCGAGAGCGAAGGCATTATGAGCTTCGTGTTCGATGCCGGAAGCAGCATCGCCGACGGCAGCTGGCTACTGATCCCGGTCCGCGTGATGGTCGACGACGAGGATGTCGGCGCGGCGCGGGCGCTGATCCAACCCTAG
- a CDS encoding VIT domain-containing protein, which yields MGWRATLSLAIGLWLLPAPASAQSNPTLSEAERGIRTGDAEDDARHLRIDEMLVRAHVTGRTADVTLELLIAADPDEHEDFEARLALALPADAVVTGYALSVGDAMIPGKLLEQPKARNLYEDEVRAGIDPGLAEVSAGNRFTTRIYPITRTQPRRFRMTFAVPFDPVRGIVVPLSRDAAIGKIRVEVTIDGYAAAPNVRFAGEAVSLSSEGRQWRGSAGGDRKLLAGGLEIAGGTLAEPLLVTRHAGGERFFAIADTAAAASAASAPGRLRIYWDRSLSHGRDRRDLETDVLARLAETIAPSAIDLVTFASDRPHVTTHADAAALRKALDGVVYRGATSFAGLDGLALAPASRCVLVSDGQVTIDRGTAFAPDCPLVLLTASSEADGARLGRIAQGVSGRLVRVSEGKVAEAAATLAQPGSGVTAVRDASGKRIAFRALAAGAGQWQIVGPMPDRGGLRVRLSDGSERNYAATDAVVSGDAPGALWAAQQVQILADDPARHDEMVEFARHYQVAGPAMSLLVLERPDQYLRAGIAPPPGFDAEWMRQYRESKQDADEQALGDRRERFDHVLKEWAERKAWWMRRFVAPPRPKPGPRPVPMPAEPMPVYEPAPPMPSPMPAPSVSSDRAAGVTAVSEEDLSDGADSVVVTGARARDVPVARAERATTATDVKVDLADLIAKRPYTVALDAAAPGARLAVLAVQERAHGSVPSFYFDVAEWFRSKGDSATAEALLLSALELPQSDDETRQIVAFRLERDKAHDRAIELAEQIAAANAEFRPQPARDLALALAARGRSRGAAGRADLERAFALLTDAALNPASDDFDGFEVIALMDANALIPDIEAAGGSWTLDPRLVALLDTDVRIVIEWVADDADIDLWVNEPSGERVYYGDKLSSLGGQISNDMTNGYGPEEYAIRRAPAGSYDVRINGYDADRINPNGAGHVLIRLTRNFGRRSEDEVLVDVDLAFQQGRDRDEESRTKPIATLRVTR from the coding sequence ATGGGGTGGCGCGCGACACTTTCGCTGGCGATCGGGCTGTGGCTGCTGCCCGCCCCCGCATCGGCGCAGAGCAACCCCACGCTGTCGGAGGCCGAGCGCGGCATCCGGACCGGCGACGCCGAGGATGACGCAAGGCATCTGCGGATCGACGAGATGCTGGTCCGCGCGCACGTCACCGGGCGCACCGCCGACGTCACGCTGGAGCTGCTGATCGCGGCCGACCCCGACGAGCACGAGGATTTCGAAGCCAGGCTCGCGCTGGCGTTGCCGGCCGATGCAGTGGTCACCGGCTATGCACTGAGCGTCGGCGACGCGATGATCCCCGGCAAGCTGCTCGAACAGCCCAAGGCGCGTAACCTGTACGAGGACGAAGTCCGCGCCGGGATCGATCCGGGGCTGGCCGAAGTTTCCGCGGGCAACCGCTTCACGACGCGCATCTACCCGATCACCCGCACGCAGCCGCGCCGCTTCCGCATGACCTTCGCCGTGCCGTTCGATCCTGTGCGCGGGATCGTCGTGCCGCTGTCGCGCGACGCTGCGATCGGCAAAATCCGCGTCGAAGTCACCATCGACGGCTACGCCGCGGCGCCGAACGTGCGGTTCGCCGGCGAAGCGGTATCGCTTTCCAGCGAGGGCAGGCAGTGGCGCGGCAGCGCGGGCGGCGACCGCAAGCTGCTCGCGGGCGGACTGGAGATCGCCGGCGGGACGCTCGCCGAGCCGCTGCTGGTCACCCGCCATGCCGGCGGCGAGCGCTTCTTCGCGATCGCCGATACCGCTGCGGCAGCCTCGGCCGCCTCGGCGCCGGGACGGCTCCGCATCTATTGGGACCGTTCGCTCTCGCACGGTCGCGACCGGCGCGACCTGGAGACCGACGTGCTCGCGCGCCTTGCCGAGACCATCGCGCCGAGCGCGATCGACCTGGTCACCTTTGCGAGCGACCGCCCGCACGTGACGACCCACGCCGATGCCGCGGCGCTGCGCAAGGCACTCGACGGCGTGGTCTATCGCGGCGCGACTTCGTTCGCGGGGCTCGACGGACTCGCGCTTGCCCCCGCCAGCCGCTGCGTGCTGGTGTCCGACGGGCAAGTGACGATCGACCGCGGCACCGCCTTCGCCCCCGATTGCCCGCTGGTGCTGCTGACCGCATCGAGCGAGGCCGACGGAGCGCGGCTGGGCCGCATCGCGCAGGGCGTATCGGGACGGCTGGTGCGCGTGAGCGAAGGCAAGGTCGCGGAGGCCGCCGCGACGCTGGCCCAACCCGGATCCGGCGTGACCGCGGTGCGCGACGCATCGGGAAAGCGCATCGCGTTCCGCGCGCTCGCGGCGGGTGCGGGCCAGTGGCAGATCGTCGGGCCGATGCCCGATCGGGGCGGGCTGCGCGTCCGGCTGAGCGACGGCAGCGAACGCAATTATGCGGCGACCGACGCAGTGGTTTCCGGCGATGCGCCGGGCGCGCTATGGGCGGCGCAACAGGTGCAGATCCTCGCCGACGATCCGGCGCGGCATGACGAGATGGTCGAATTCGCGCGGCACTATCAGGTCGCCGGGCCGGCGATGTCGCTGCTCGTGCTCGAACGACCCGACCAGTATCTGCGCGCGGGGATCGCGCCGCCGCCGGGCTTCGATGCTGAATGGATGAGGCAATATCGCGAGTCGAAGCAGGATGCCGACGAACAGGCTCTTGGCGATCGGCGCGAACGCTTCGACCATGTGCTCAAGGAATGGGCCGAGCGCAAAGCCTGGTGGATGCGGCGATTCGTCGCTCCGCCGCGTCCCAAGCCTGGCCCGCGTCCGGTGCCAATGCCGGCAGAGCCCATGCCGGTGTACGAGCCGGCACCGCCGATGCCCTCGCCCATGCCGGCGCCAAGCGTTTCGTCCGACAGGGCCGCCGGAGTGACTGCCGTAAGCGAGGAAGACCTGTCGGACGGCGCGGACAGCGTCGTCGTGACCGGCGCCCGCGCGCGGGATGTGCCGGTGGCGCGGGCGGAACGCGCAACCACTGCGACTGACGTGAAGGTCGATCTCGCCGACCTGATCGCCAAGCGCCCCTACACCGTTGCGCTCGATGCCGCTGCGCCCGGGGCCCGACTGGCCGTGCTCGCCGTGCAGGAGCGCGCGCATGGGTCGGTGCCGAGCTTCTATTTCGACGTTGCCGAGTGGTTCCGCAGCAAGGGCGACAGCGCGACTGCGGAGGCGCTGTTGCTCTCCGCGCTCGAACTGCCCCAGTCCGATGACGAGACAAGGCAGATCGTCGCTTTCCGGCTCGAGCGCGACAAGGCGCACGACCGCGCGATCGAGCTTGCCGAGCAGATCGCCGCGGCCAATGCCGAGTTCCGCCCGCAGCCGGCGCGCGACCTGGCGCTCGCATTGGCGGCGCGCGGACGCAGCCGCGGCGCGGCGGGACGCGCCGATCTGGAACGCGCGTTCGCTTTGCTCACCGACGCCGCGCTCAATCCGGCGTCCGACGATTTCGACGGATTCGAAGTGATCGCGCTGATGGATGCCAATGCGCTGATCCCCGATATCGAGGCGGCAGGCGGAAGCTGGACGCTCGACCCGCGGCTGGTGGCGTTGCTCGACACCGATGTGCGGATCGTCATCGAATGGGTCGCCGACGACGCCGATATCGACCTGTGGGTCAACGAGCCGAGTGGCGAGCGCGTCTATTATGGCGACAAGCTGAGCAGCCTGGGCGGGCAGATCTCGAACGACATGACCAACGGCTACGGGCCCGAGGAATATGCCATTCGCCGCGCGCCCGCGGGAAGCTATGACGTGCGCATCAACGGATATGACGCCGACCGGATCAACCCCAATGGCGCGGGCCATGTCCTGATCCGGCTTACGCGCAATTTCGGGCGCCGCAGCGAAGACGAAGTGCTGGTCGATGTCGACCTTGCCTTCCAGCAGGGCCGCGACCGCGACGAGGAATCCCGGACCAAGCCGATCGCGACGTTGCGCGTGACCCGATAG
- a CDS encoding alternative oxidase, giving the protein MTAPFIDLSVHHRPKGASDRVAFGFTKVLRWCADTFFAERYGHRAVVLETVAAVPGMVGATINHLACLRRMCDDKGWIKTLMDEAENERMHLMTFIEISKPTWFERAVIIGVQWVFYLFFFALYLVSSKTAHRVVGYFEEEAVISYTHYLAEIDEGRSENVPAPEIAKRYWNLPEGSTLRDVVLVVRADEAHHRDVNHGYANELAGLPMGDVAPCPVHVPLEPTWKQAA; this is encoded by the coding sequence ATGACTGCCCCGTTCATCGACCTGAGCGTCCACCATCGGCCCAAGGGCGCGTCGGACCGCGTCGCGTTCGGTTTCACCAAGGTCCTGCGCTGGTGCGCCGATACGTTCTTCGCCGAGCGCTACGGCCATCGCGCCGTTGTCCTCGAGACCGTCGCCGCGGTGCCCGGCATGGTCGGCGCGACGATCAACCACCTCGCCTGCCTGCGCCGCATGTGCGACGACAAGGGCTGGATCAAGACGCTCATGGACGAAGCCGAGAATGAGCGGATGCACCTGATGACGTTCATCGAAATCTCGAAGCCGACCTGGTTCGAGCGCGCGGTGATCATCGGGGTGCAATGGGTGTTCTACCTGTTCTTCTTCGCGCTCTATCTGGTCAGTTCGAAAACCGCGCACCGCGTCGTCGGCTATTTCGAGGAAGAGGCGGTGATCAGCTACACCCATTATCTCGCCGAGATCGACGAGGGCCGTTCGGAGAACGTGCCGGCGCCCGAGATCGCCAAGCGCTACTGGAACCTGCCCGAGGGATCGACGCTGCGCGACGTGGTGCTCGTGGTCCGCGCCGACGAGGCGCATCATCGCGACGTCAACCACGGCTATGCCAACGAACTGGCCGGGCTGCCGATGGGCGACGTCGCCCCCTGCCCGGTGCATGTGCCGCTCGAGCCGACCTGGAAGCAGGCGGCCTGA
- a CDS encoding PAS domain S-box protein, producing MNVRDPFARTMQLPRLGPAGGCALAGMGIVAGALVRYALSDVLGQSATFIFLVPAVVAAAAFAGLGPGLLATALGAGAGLLIDRLAGPVGAGSWIAAGTFLLVGAAVAVGGEWFQRARRETEAANADLARREAHLRSILETVPDAMVVIDEAGLIRDFSPTAERLFGWTAAQVAGSNVSMLMPSPYREAHDGYLARYYQTGERRIIGKGRVVVGERADGSTFPMELAVGEMRMDGARFFTGFVRDLTERQQTETRLQELQTELVHVSRLTALGEMASSLAHEINQPLSAIANYLKGSRMLLAREEIPLDRVAEAVERASSEALRAGDIIRRLRDFVARGEAERTIESLPKLVEEATALALIGAKEHGIRVRYSFDPAIDLVLADRVQIQQVVLNLVRNAVDSMTASDSPRRELAIAIDSDRALARVSVSDTGPGISPDVAGQLFQPFVTTKRTGMGVGLSISRTIIEAQGGRIWVEENPGGGAVFRFTLEQVDKEELGDVE from the coding sequence ATGAACGTGCGCGATCCCTTTGCCCGAACGATGCAGCTGCCGCGCCTCGGCCCGGCGGGCGGCTGCGCGCTTGCCGGCATGGGAATCGTCGCCGGCGCGCTGGTCCGCTACGCGCTGAGCGATGTGCTCGGCCAGAGCGCGACCTTCATCTTCCTCGTCCCCGCGGTGGTCGCCGCGGCGGCCTTTGCCGGGCTCGGCCCTGGATTGCTGGCGACGGCGCTCGGCGCCGGAGCGGGGCTGCTAATCGATCGGCTGGCCGGTCCGGTCGGTGCGGGCAGCTGGATCGCCGCAGGCACCTTCCTGCTGGTAGGTGCGGCAGTCGCTGTCGGCGGGGAATGGTTCCAGCGCGCACGCCGCGAGACCGAGGCGGCGAATGCCGATCTCGCACGGCGCGAGGCACATCTCCGCTCGATCCTGGAGACCGTGCCGGACGCGATGGTGGTGATCGACGAAGCCGGGCTGATCCGCGATTTCAGCCCCACTGCCGAGCGGCTGTTCGGCTGGACAGCCGCGCAGGTCGCCGGGTCCAACGTCAGCATGCTGATGCCCTCGCCCTATCGCGAAGCGCATGACGGCTATCTGGCGCGCTACTACCAGACCGGCGAGCGCCGGATCATCGGCAAGGGCCGCGTCGTCGTCGGCGAGCGTGCCGACGGCTCGACCTTTCCGATGGAGCTCGCGGTCGGCGAGATGCGGATGGACGGTGCGCGCTTCTTCACCGGATTCGTCCGCGACCTGACCGAGCGCCAGCAGACCGAGACGCGGCTGCAGGAGCTGCAGACCGAGCTCGTCCATGTCTCGCGCCTGACTGCGCTGGGCGAGATGGCCTCGTCGCTCGCGCACGAGATCAACCAGCCCCTCTCGGCGATCGCCAATTATCTGAAGGGCAGCCGGATGCTGCTCGCGCGCGAAGAGATCCCGCTCGATCGCGTAGCCGAGGCCGTCGAGCGCGCCTCGAGCGAAGCGCTGCGCGCCGGCGACATCATCCGCCGGCTGCGCGATTTCGTCGCGCGGGGCGAGGCCGAACGCACGATCGAGAGCCTGCCCAAACTGGTCGAAGAGGCGACTGCGCTGGCCCTGATCGGCGCCAAGGAACACGGCATCCGGGTCCGCTACAGCTTCGATCCCGCGATCGATCTGGTGCTGGCGGACCGCGTGCAGATCCAGCAGGTCGTGCTCAACTTGGTCCGCAACGCCGTCGATTCGATGACTGCGTCCGATTCGCCGCGGCGCGAGCTCGCCATCGCCATCGATTCCGATCGCGCGCTGGCGCGAGTCAGCGTGTCCGATACCGGCCCCGGCATCAGCCCCGATGTCGCCGGGCAACTGTTTCAGCCTTTCGTCACTACCAAGCGGACGGGTATGGGCGTGGGACTGTCGATTTCGCGGACGATCATCGAGGCGCAAGGCGGGCGCATCTGGGTCGAGGAAAATCCCGGCGGCGGCGCGGTGTTCCGCTTCACGCTGGAGCAAGTGGACAAGGAGGAGCTTGGCGATGTCGAATGA
- a CDS encoding group III truncated hemoglobin, with the protein MTTPRLTEDDLTRVVDTFYDRVRVDALLGPIFNGAIDDWPAHLAKLQAFWSSVMLTSGRYKGQPMPAHVRHEALITPATFERWLALWRATTEELLPPEAAAALQEKAARIAESLSLGIEFYRDRARATQAPAG; encoded by the coding sequence ATGACCACGCCGCGCCTTACCGAAGACGATCTGACCCGCGTCGTCGACACCTTCTACGACCGTGTCCGCGTCGACGCGCTGCTCGGGCCGATCTTCAACGGTGCGATTGACGACTGGCCCGCGCATCTCGCCAAGCTCCAGGCCTTCTGGTCGTCGGTCATGCTGACCAGCGGGCGCTACAAGGGGCAGCCGATGCCTGCGCATGTCCGCCACGAAGCATTGATCACCCCGGCGACGTTCGAGCGCTGGCTGGCATTGTGGCGCGCGACCACCGAGGAGTTGCTGCCGCCCGAGGCCGCCGCCGCGCTGCAGGAAAAGGCGGCGCGCATTGCCGAAAGCCTGTCGCTCGGCATCGAATTCTACCGGGACCGTGCGCGCGCCACGCAGGCCCCGGCAGGATAG